From Ptiloglossa arizonensis isolate GNS036 chromosome 10, iyPtiAriz1_principal, whole genome shotgun sequence, the proteins below share one genomic window:
- the Meigo gene encoding solute carrier family 35 member B1 homolog meigo, whose protein sequence is MDSSRRFKLLLCTLGVFVCYFHYAILQEKITRGQYGDEKNSEKFTYMFTLVFTQCLINYLFAKTILLTVMKQGEDTTPTTYYAISALTYLLAMVCSNMALQFVSYPTQVVGKAGKPIPVMILGVLLGNKVYPIKKYFFVFLVVIGVVLFMFKDGASSKQAEAQTAYAFGELLLLLSLTMDGLTSAIQERMRAEYNSKSGHMMMNMNIWSVIFSSAVILISGEFFEFIQFICRYPSTLWLIITLSVAGAFGQYFIFLTVVEFGPLPCSIITTTRKFFTVLGSILIFGNTLAFRQWIGTFAVFTGLLLDAMFGKDKSIKKNVVM, encoded by the exons ATGGATTCTTCGCGGCGTTTCAAACTGTTGCTCTGTACCCTCGGTGTTTTTGTATGTTACTTCCACTATGCCATCTTACAAGAAAAAATCACCCGGGGACAATACGGAGATGAAAAGAACAGTGAAAAGTTTACTTATATGTTTACTTTGGTTTTTACTCAATGCTTGATCAATTACCTCTTTGCAAAGACTATTTTATTGACAGTCATGAAACAGGGTGAAGATACTACTCCAACAACATATTACGCGATATCTGCTCTCACATATTTACTGGCTATGGTTTGTAGTAACATGGCTTTACAGTTTGTCAGTTATCCAACTCAAGTAGTTGGAAAAGCTGGTAAACCAATTCCAGTGATGATACTTGGAGTACTGCTGGGAAACAAG GTTTATCCAATTAAGAAGtacttttttgtcttcttagtTGTGATTGGTGTAGTTTTGTTCATGTTCAAAGACGGCGCGTCAAGCAAACAAGCTGAAGCACAAACGGCATATGCATTTGGAGaactattattgttattgtcgTTAACTATGGATGGTTTAACTAGTGCCATACAGGAACGAATGAGGGCAGAGTATAATTCCAAGTCTGGACACATGATGATGAACATGAATATATGGTCTGTAATATTCAGCAGTGCTGTCATCCTGATTTCTGGAGAATTTTTTGAATTTATCCAGTTTATATGCAGATATCCATCCACTCTGTGGCTCATAATTACTTTGTCTGTAGCGGGTGCATTTGGACAGTACTTTATATTTCTTACGGTTGTAGAATTTGGCCCATTACCATGTTCAATAATAACTACTACTAGAAAATTCTTTACAGTTTTAGGTTCGATACTTATTTTTGGTAATACATTGGCATTTAGACAGTGGATAGGTACATTTGCGGTGTTTACGGGATTGCTTCTAGATGCTATGTTTGGTAAAGACAAGTCGATCAAGAAAAATGTAGTAATGTAA
- the LOC143151816 gene encoding sodium/potassium/calcium exchanger 3, giving the protein MSATIKKHCFVVETLLDDSSNTISSREIERTKLARNDDERPLVGNHGKHLFTDDTIEQTEETKEENVDFPRDLFTSEQRRYGAVVLHAFLGFYCFVLIAFVCDDYLLPSLYRICKGMKISSDIAGATFLAMASAFPEMFVNVIGTFLTKSDLGVGTVVGSAVFDTFATPACGALVTLHAIPLQWQVLSRDCIVYVISVGTLVIVMWDGLIKWYEATILLILFFLYVALLFGGKYIVHIFSDRRTGSIVRLSSDLENSSPVGSYRLFARNGLSVSCIDTVNIDGQEWHQNGLNGTEKARKSNAFEEDGELENPFEWPLDRNIFWKCWFVLTWPLKFLLFITVPDARRHGLRKWYPLTFVMCVIWIAIASYLLSWMMTVVGDTIGIPDSIMGLTFLAAGGNIPELATIVILARQGDGNMAMSNTLGANILDILLCLGLPWTIKCLVTGRDVVIVSGALSYSVLSLVICIIVLFSVIAFFKFKLNKNVGIICLLLYIIFIVFALLAELKILFS; this is encoded by the exons ATGAGCGCGACAAT AAAGAAGCATTGTTTCGTTGTAGAGACGCTCTTGGACGATTCGTCGAACACAATTAGTTCGCGCGAAATCGAAAGGACGAAATTGGCGAGAAATGATGACGAGCGACCACTGGTCGGGAACCACGGGAAACATCTGTTCACGGACGACACGATCGAGCAAACGGAAgagacgaaagaagaaaacgtGGATTTCCCGCGCGATCTGTTTACTTCCGAGCAACGCCGTTACGGGGCCGTAGTGTTGCACGCGTTCCTCGGATTCTACTGTTTTGTATTAATAGCGTTCGTTTGTGACGATTACCTGCTACCGAGCCTTTATCGTATATGCAAGGGCATGAAAATAAGCTCGGACATCGCCGGGGCAACGTTCCTCGCGATGGCCAGCGCCTTTCCCGAGATGTTTGTAAACGTAATCGGCACGTTTCTCACCAAGTCGGACCTTGGTGTAGGGACCGTTGTCGGCAGTGCCGTGTTCGACACATTCGCAACACCGGCTTGCGGTGCGTTGGTCACCCTTCAC GCGATCCCGTTACAATGGCAAGTATTGTCACGAGATTGTATTGTGTACGTGATATCTGTTGGAACTTTAGTAATAGTAATGTGGGACGGCCTGATCAAGTGGTACGAAGCAACGATTTTATTGATTTTGTTCTTCCTTTACGTGGCCCTGCTGTTTGGTGGTAAATACATCGTGCATATTTTCTCCGATCGACGTACAGGCTCCATAGTGCGAC TTTCCAGCGATCTCGAAAACTCGTCGCCGGTGGGTTCTTATAGGCTGTTTGCTCGGAACGGTTTAAGCGTGAGTTGTATAGACACTGTCAACATTGACGGACAGGAATGGCATCAAAATGGACTAAATGGTACAGAGAAAGCACGAAAATCGAACGCTTTCGAGGAAGATGGGGAATTag AGAATCCGTTCGAATGGCCATTGGACAGAAACATTTTCTGGAAATGTTGGTTCGTCTTAACTTGGCCGTTGAAGTTTTTACTGTTTATAACAGTACCGGACGCCAGACGTCACGGTTTGAGGAAATGGTATCCGTTGACATTCGTCATGTGCGTAATATGGATCGCGATAGCATCCTACCTACTCTCCTGGATGATGACGGTAGTCGGTGACACTATAGGGATCCCCGACTCTATTATGGGTCTCACCTTCTTAGCAGCCGGTGGTAACATACCGGAACTCGCGACGATCGTGATCTTAGCGAGACAGG GTGACGGAAACATGGCGATGAGCAACACGTTGGGAGCGAATATTCTCGACATCTTACTCTGTCTGGGTCTACCATGGACGATAAAGTGTTTGGTCACTGGAAGAGACGTGGTAATCGTCTCGGGAGCCCTGTCGTACAGCGTTCTTTCGTTAGTAATTTGCATAATCGTCCTTTTCTCGGTGATAGCGTTCTTTAAGTTCAAGCTGAACAAGAATGTAGGCATCATATGCCTCTTGTTGTACATAATATTTATAGTGTTCGCTTTACTCGCCGAGCTGAAGATTCTTTTTTCGTGA
- the Hk gene encoding potassium voltage-gated channel subfamily A regulatory beta subunit hyperkinetic isoform X2 — MSRLMLCNLGNTSTAGNDTNNNANTNSSMEDDDYYSLPTIYRCRAPIASLDCMEEFNGGGGVGGGGGGGGGGVDTGVHCSNTAGTKEQLLTNCIAAQAQRLQHPSPGIRYRNLGKSGLRVSNVGLGTWTTFGIGGCTSEEAAEAVVALAYDSGINVFDLSEAHSGHRAEIQFGRILLRRAWNRSSYVVTTKIYWNTKAEGRGLSRKHIIESVQASLVRLQLSYIDIVMIHKVDPMCPMEEIVRAMNYVISKGWVMYWGTSRWTPVEIMEAYTNCRQFNCVTPIVEQAEYHLFYREKPELYMPELYNKIGVGLMAWSTVTIGMVSAKPEDYGVSFLSRSSYKNKYSSFSWTEDETQSLYKEEYGWKEKTGDDETRKYSDKLRDVCALAERLGCSFGQLAIAWSLKNESVQCLLLGASNIDQLYESLQSLQLIPKLNANIMNEIERILDNKPSRPPMISTLALR, encoded by the exons ATGTCTCGTTTAATGCTGTGCAATCTCGGCAATACGTCCACGGCGGGGAACGATACGAATAACAATGCGAACACGAACAGTAGTATGGAGGATGACGACTATTACTCGCTGCCTACTATTTATCG CTGCCGTGCACCTATAGCGAGTCTGGATTGCATGGAAGAGTtcaacggcggcggcggcgtcggaggcggcggcggcggtggcggcggcggtgtggACACCGGCGTGCACTGCAGCAATACCGCTGGAACGAAGGAACAGCTACTGACTAACTGCATTGCCGCACAAGCGCAACGCTTACAGCATCCTTCGCCAGGTATTCGCTACCGCAACTTGGGCAAAAGCGGTCTACGTGTTTCCAATGTTGGATTAG GTACATGGACGACTTTTGGCATTGGAGGCTGCACTAGCGAGGAGGCGGCCGAGGCTGTGGTCGCTCTCGCCTACGACAGTGGCATAAATGTGTTCGACTTGAGCGAAGCCCACAGTGGTCACCGGGCGGAAATCCAGTTCGGGCGAATTTTGTTGAGGCGCGCTTGGAATCGTTCCAGCTACGTCGTCACCACCAAGATATACTGGAATACCAA GGCAGAGGGTCGAGGATTGTCGCGCAAACACATCATCGAATCGGTGCAGGCGTCCCTGGTCAGGCTGCAGCTCTCCTACATCGACATAGTGATGATTCACAAAGTCGATCCGATGTGTCCCATGGAAG AGATAGTGCGCGCTATGAATTACGTGATAAGCAAAGGATGGGTGATGTACTGGGGAACGTCACGTTGGACCCCGGTCGAGATCATGGAAGCGTACACGAATTGTCGTCAATTTAACTGCGTCACACCGATCGTAGAACAAGCCGAGTATCATCTGTTTTATAGAGAAAAGCCAGAACTCTATATGCCGGAGTTGTACAACAAAATAG GAGTGGGTCTGATGGCATGGTCCACGGTCACGATTGGTATGGTTTCTGCGAAACCAGAAGATTACGGAGTCTCCTTTTTGTCGAGATCTTCTTACAAG AATAAATATTCGTCGTTCAGTTGGACGGAGGACGAAACGCAATCCTTGTACAAAGAG GAATATGGCTGGAAAGAGAAGACCGGTGACGACGAGACGCGAAAATATTCGGACAAATTACGGGACGTGTGCGCCCTTGCGGAACGACTCGGTTGCTCATTCGGGCAGCTGGCCATTGCGTGGTCCTTAAAGAATGAAAGTGTTCAGTGCCTTCTCCTCGGTGCATCAAACATAGATCAACTGTACGAGAGTCTACAGAGTTTACAG CTGATCCCGAAATTGAACGCCAACATAATGAACGAAATCGAAAGGATTCTCGACAACAAACCGTCCCGACCACCGATGATCTCGACCCTGGCGCTCAGATGA
- the Hk gene encoding potassium voltage-gated channel subfamily A regulatory beta subunit hyperkinetic isoform X1: MSRLMLCNLGNTSTAGNDTNNNANTNSSMEDDDYYSLPTIYRCRAPIASLDCMEEFNGGGGVGGGGGGGGGGVDTGVHCSNTAGTKEQLLTNCIAAQAQRLQHPSPGIRYRNLGKSGLRVSNVGLGTWTTFGIGGCTSEEAAEAVVALAYDSGINVFDLSEAHSGHRAEIQFGRILLRRAWNRSSYVVTTKIYWNTKAEGRGLSRKHIIESVQASLVRLQLSYIDIVMIHKVDPMCPMEEIVRAMNYVISKGWVMYWGTSRWTPVEIMEAYTNCRQFNCVTPIVEQAEYHLFYREKPELYMPELYNKIGVGLMAWSTVTIGMVSAKPEDYGVSFLSRSSYKNKYSSFSWTEDETQSLYKEQEYGWKEKTGDDETRKYSDKLRDVCALAERLGCSFGQLAIAWSLKNESVQCLLLGASNIDQLYESLQSLQLIPKLNANIMNEIERILDNKPSRPPMISTLALR, encoded by the exons ATGTCTCGTTTAATGCTGTGCAATCTCGGCAATACGTCCACGGCGGGGAACGATACGAATAACAATGCGAACACGAACAGTAGTATGGAGGATGACGACTATTACTCGCTGCCTACTATTTATCG CTGCCGTGCACCTATAGCGAGTCTGGATTGCATGGAAGAGTtcaacggcggcggcggcgtcggaggcggcggcggcggtggcggcggcggtgtggACACCGGCGTGCACTGCAGCAATACCGCTGGAACGAAGGAACAGCTACTGACTAACTGCATTGCCGCACAAGCGCAACGCTTACAGCATCCTTCGCCAGGTATTCGCTACCGCAACTTGGGCAAAAGCGGTCTACGTGTTTCCAATGTTGGATTAG GTACATGGACGACTTTTGGCATTGGAGGCTGCACTAGCGAGGAGGCGGCCGAGGCTGTGGTCGCTCTCGCCTACGACAGTGGCATAAATGTGTTCGACTTGAGCGAAGCCCACAGTGGTCACCGGGCGGAAATCCAGTTCGGGCGAATTTTGTTGAGGCGCGCTTGGAATCGTTCCAGCTACGTCGTCACCACCAAGATATACTGGAATACCAA GGCAGAGGGTCGAGGATTGTCGCGCAAACACATCATCGAATCGGTGCAGGCGTCCCTGGTCAGGCTGCAGCTCTCCTACATCGACATAGTGATGATTCACAAAGTCGATCCGATGTGTCCCATGGAAG AGATAGTGCGCGCTATGAATTACGTGATAAGCAAAGGATGGGTGATGTACTGGGGAACGTCACGTTGGACCCCGGTCGAGATCATGGAAGCGTACACGAATTGTCGTCAATTTAACTGCGTCACACCGATCGTAGAACAAGCCGAGTATCATCTGTTTTATAGAGAAAAGCCAGAACTCTATATGCCGGAGTTGTACAACAAAATAG GAGTGGGTCTGATGGCATGGTCCACGGTCACGATTGGTATGGTTTCTGCGAAACCAGAAGATTACGGAGTCTCCTTTTTGTCGAGATCTTCTTACAAG AATAAATATTCGTCGTTCAGTTGGACGGAGGACGAAACGCAATCCTTGTACAAAGAG CAGGAATATGGCTGGAAAGAGAAGACCGGTGACGACGAGACGCGAAAATATTCGGACAAATTACGGGACGTGTGCGCCCTTGCGGAACGACTCGGTTGCTCATTCGGGCAGCTGGCCATTGCGTGGTCCTTAAAGAATGAAAGTGTTCAGTGCCTTCTCCTCGGTGCATCAAACATAGATCAACTGTACGAGAGTCTACAGAGTTTACAG CTGATCCCGAAATTGAACGCCAACATAATGAACGAAATCGAAAGGATTCTCGACAACAAACCGTCCCGACCACCGATGATCTCGACCCTGGCGCTCAGATGA
- the LOC143152308 gene encoding uncharacterized protein LOC143152308: MPRRVNPFVLSSVYSQFLLHGDKQLPSLRLRQSGFHRVSHSTSRLPRVTLSTCLLTTTRESVSYLEHSQHGCSGVDVESRPSLEWAHLPSSRQPESQCRTLNVSLVTRHRGKLACARIGRRESVVKR; encoded by the exons ATGCCCCGAAGAGTTAATCCCTTCGTTCTTTCCTCCGTTTACTCGCAATTTCTACTGCACGGGGACAAACAGC TACCGTCTCTCAGGTTGCGACAGAGTGGTTTTCACCGTGTATCACATTCTACTTCGCGTCTACCTCGAGTGACACTTTCCACTTGTCTCCTGACGACAACCCGAGAGTCGGTGTCGTACCTTGAACACTCCCAGCACG GTTGCAGCGGAGTCGACGTTGAATCTCGTCCGTCTCTCGAGTGGGCACATCTGCCGAGCTCGCGACAACCGGAGAGTCAGTGTCGTACCTTGAACGTCTCGCTCGTGACCAGACATCGCGGGAAGCTTGCATGCGCTCGTATTGGCAGAAGAGAAAGCGTCGTAAAGCGGTAA
- the Zyd gene encoding sodium/potassium/calcium exchanger zydeco: MCDNGIDNMDTSDLGGGINCTPPAIEDFPHDLFDEKQRQGGAVVVHVIVSLYLFIALAVVCDKFFVPAVEKICHALSMSKDVAGATFMAAATSAPELFVNAIGTFITEGDIGVGTIVGSAVFNILAVPACCGIGAGMVVPLDWWPVSRDCLAYGVTVAILICIIHDERVEWYEALALVLLYIVYIAVMYWDKSFQRCTRFRTHNVDEPSSPDDHRLAAEGSTEIRLTGSAKVQPAGDNQAEHIDVPLQNGGTKTQEENPDPNYEYELLVWPARAGWIRKTAWIMTWPIHLIFMCTIPDCEKPRFKNWFPVTFLMCIIWIGSLSYVVAWMITIIGDTLKIPDSVMGITFLAAGTSVPEAVSSVIVAKQGHGSMGISNSIGSNTFDILLCLGLPWLIKSSFSPTQPGKHYISINSGGLEYSAISLLSTLMLLYIAFASNKFQLDRKVGRACLCMYAVFLILASLIELNVFFRVNLPTCQRTVK, translated from the exons ATGTGTGACAACGGGATTGACAACATGGATACGTCTGACTTAGGAGGAG GTATAAATTGTACACCCCCGGCGATAGAAGATTTCCCACACGATCTTTTCGACGAGAAGCAAAGGCAAGGCGGAGCTGTCGTCGTACACGTGATCGTTTCGCTTTATCTATTTATCGCGTTAGCAGTAGTATGCGACAAATTCTTTGTTCCCGcagtggaaaaaatttgtcacg CGCTCTCGATGTCCAAGGACGTGGCGGGCGCTACATTCATGGCTGCGGCAACGTCGGCACCGGAATTGTTCGTGAACGCGATCGGTACGTTTATCACCGAAGGTGACATCGGTGTCGGGACAATAGTAGGTTCGGCTGTATTCAATATCCTCGCTGTGCCAGCCTGCTGCGGCATTGGCGCCGGAATG GTAGTTCCCCTGGACTGGTGGCCGGTCAGCAGAGACTGTCTCGCTTACGGCGTCACGGTCGCCATTCTGATATGCATCATACACGACGAGCGAGTCGAATGGTACGAGGCGTTGGCGCTGGTGTTACTGTACATTGTCTACATAGCCGTCATGTACTGGGACAAATCGTTTCAACGGTGCACACGATTCCGTACGCACAACGTCGACGAACCGTCGTCACCGGACGACCACCGACTCGCCGCGG AGGGCAGCACCGAAATTCGTTTGACGGGGTCCGCCAAAGTGCAACCGGCCGGCGATAATCAAGCAGAGCATATAGACGTGCCGTTAcagaacggaggaacgaagactcAAGAAGAGAATCCCGATCCAA ATTACGAGTACGAGCTACTAGTTTGGCCAGCTCGAGCCGGATGGATCAGAAAAACCGCCTGGATCATGACATGGCCGATTCATCTTATATTCATGTGCACGATACCGGATTGCGAGAAGCCCCGTTTCAAGAATTGGTTCCCCGTCACGTTTCTCATGTGCATCATCTGGATCGGATCGTTGAGCTACGTAGTCGCGTGGATGATCACCATAATCG gGGACACCCTGAAGATACCGGATTCCGTGATGGGTATCACTTTCCTCGCGGCTGGTACCAGCGTCCCGGAAGCTGTGTCGAGCGTCATAGTGGCGAAACAAG GACACGGCTCAATGGGTATCAGCAACTCGATAGGATCCAACACCTTCGACATACTGTTGTGCTTGGGACTACCGTGGTTAATTAAATCCTCGTTCTCGCCGACGCAGCCTGGAAAACATTACATCAGTATAAACTCCGGCGGGCTTGAGTACAGCGCCATATCGTTGTTGTCCACATTGATGCTACTCTATATTGCTTTTGCCTCGAATAAGTTTCAGCTCGATAGAAAAGTAGGCCGTGCCTGTTTGTGTATGTATGCCGTGTTCCTTATATTAGCCTCGTTGATAGAGCTCAATGTATTCTTCAGGGTAAACTTGCCCACGTGCCAGAGGACGGTCAAGTGA
- the LOC143152282 gene encoding sodium/potassium/calcium exchanger 4 isoform X1 has product MARKHGRMLGYKLVCMIVVPTIYLIFVNALAMFLPNSAETAVKPTDTRFRKLLQLEPVTLAPDAINCTPPAIKEFPSDGLTRQQRQSGLIVIHFLIAIYMFLLLAIVCDDFFVPSLQKICERTNVTEDVAGATIMAAASSSPELFINVVGTFVTEGDLGVGTIVGSAVFNVLAVPACCGLFANQVLSLDWWPVTRDTIAYTITVGLLIFSLRNGRVEWYEALILIFFYVLYILIMCFNRTINEFLQRLTCRRKKYKNLSEESPLIDSDMKHSDIKLLESGEVDESLEIVNMTSWPEPMLERLWWVITWPINFILLITIPDCRRNSLKSWYPVTFTMCIVWIASTSYIVGWVITVIGDTFRIPDSIMGLTFLAAGMSVPEAVSSVIVANQGHGSMGISNSIGSNVFDVLLCLGLPWFLKAALFPKVPNQHSVQINSQGLVYSSISLFSTLAVLYISLVVGKFKLTKSVGIACLIMYAIFLVFASILELNTFFVVNLPTCVD; this is encoded by the exons ATGGCGCGCAAGCACGGCCGAATGTTGGGCTATAAATTAGTCTGCATGATCGTCGTACCGACGATATACTTGATTTTCGTAAACGCGTTAGCCATGTTTCTTCCAAACAGCGCGGAGACTGCGGTGAAACCTACGGACACGC GGTTTCGCAAGCTCTTGCAATTAGAGCCTGTTACCCTGGCACCAGATGCAATCAATTGCACTCCACCAGCGATCAAAGAGTTCCCTTCTGATGGTCTAACGCGGCAGCAACGACAATCGGGGCTGATAGTGATACATTTTCTTATAGCGATTTACATGTTCCTGTTGCTGGCCATTGTTTGCGACGACTTCTTCGTGCCGTCTCTACAAAAGATCTGCGAAC GTACCAACGTGACGGAGGACGTCGCAGGAGCGACCATAATGGCGGCGGCCAGCTCCAGCCCGGAATTGTTCATCAACGTCGTAGGAACTTTCGTCACGGAAGGAGACTTGGGCGTCGGCACGATCGTTGGTTCCGCCGTCTTCAACGTATTGGCTGTGCCCGCCTGTTGCGGTTTATTCGCGAATCAG GTATTGAGCCTGGACTGGTGGCCCGTAACGCGGGACACCATCGCGTACACGATTACGGTCGGGTTATTAATTTTCTCGCTGCGGAACGGCCGCGTCGAGTGGTACGAGGCGCTGATCCTCATCTTTTTCTACGTTCTATACATTTTGA TAATGTGTTTCAATCGCACCATCAAcgagtttctccaacgtttgACGTGCAGGaggaaaaagtacaaaaatcTATCCGAAGAGAGCCCCCTGATCGATAGTG aCATGAAACACTCGGACATCAAGCTGTTGGAGTCCGGGGAAGTGGACGAGTCGC TCGAGATCGTGAACATGACGAGCTGGCCAGAACCGATGTTGGAGAGATTGTGGTGGGTGATAACCTGGCCGATCAATTTCATACTCCTGATCACGATACCAGACTGTCGGAGAAATTCCTTGAAATCGTGGTACCCCGTAACATTCACCATGTGCATCGTTTGGATCGCGAGCACTTCGTACATTGTCGGATGGGTGATCACCGTGATCG GCGATACGTTCAGGATCCCCGACTCCATAATGGGATTGACCTTTCTTGCGGCAGGAATGAGCGTACCGGAGGCTGTGTCGAGCGTTATCGTCGCGAATCAAG GACACGGATCTATGGGCATAAGCAACTCGATAGGTTCGAACGTGTTCGACGTTCTGCTCTGTCTCGGACTGCCTTGGTTCCTGAAAGCAGCACTGTTCCCCAAAGTGCCCAACCAGCATTCCGTGCAAATCAATTCGCAGGGACTCGTTTACAGTTCTATATCGTTATTTTCCACTCTCGCTGTTCTTTACATCT